A stretch of DNA from Hippopotamus amphibius kiboko isolate mHipAmp2 chromosome 5, mHipAmp2.hap2, whole genome shotgun sequence:
CAAGGCTGCCAAACCTCTCGCCTTACAAGCCCTGTTGCCAAAGAAAGTGAGCCATACTTTCACCTCAAGTGCAAAAACAACAAGATTAGGTCAATCACCCGTTACATATTCAATCAACTGGATCAGTCACACAAGAATGCTCATTCTAGCCATAGGTAACCAGGAGGAAAAATAGAGTATATGGGCAGACAATGGACAAATGTACAATAAAAATGATGATACATTTCTCTTGGCtataacaaataatttaaattaggCTGCTTACAGATAAAAATCACAATAAGCAGCATTATTAACTAATTCCCAAAGCTAGTAATTTTAGCTAAATAATTATACATCAGAACCTTCTAAGAAGGCTGCTAATAAACCAAACGATGTCAAAATTTGCAAACAGAGTTTTAGAGTCAGAATTGAAAGCCAAGATAAGCAACTCCTTTGTAGTTATTACCTCTGACCAAGGCACAAGAATTCACTCAGACAAATAACTTTCATAACCTACCTAAAAATAGGATAGCTCATAAATTTCCCAAattgttcttctctgctgtggACAGCCCTTGATCTCTAACTGTAAAACTTAGCCAACTTTGGCATACGCTAATGTTAGTTTTACAAGTTACTAAAAACCTCTATAAATTAAGCATCATTTCTCAAATCTGGAAAGTTTTCTCATTCTGAATGCCTCAACATTTAGGTCACAAGTTGAAATAGCAGTAGAAAAATATTCATCTTTAGGCAGGTTGTCTAGTTACCACAGGGCAAGAAATtgacaagaaaatttaaacatacagAGCATAAATACTTCAAAGCATTATGAACTTTGAACTTATTCAGCACACTTTCCTAAATTTTAGTCTTTCCAAATACAGGAAAAGCAGACTGCTGTAGGATTTTAGATGATTTACGCTAACTCAAATTTTCCCAATTCCTGACATCAATACTAGATTTATATAGTTTTATTACAGTCACAGTTGTTACAGTGGGATCTACAAACATATACagaattattatatttaaattcatatagaacagtatttacatttttaagttacACTTTTGAAATCAGAAGATGAGGTACAACTGAAGTTttacaacaaagaaaagaaaaatacacacaagacagaaacagagttaaCAGTAAAAATACAATGATCTGTTCTTGACACGACACATGGAAACTCTGTGAGGAAGCTACATCTTCTTAATCTGATTGTCCAGATCATTAAAGTACGGATGATTCAGTGCCATTTTGCCAGAAATTCGCTTGGCAGGATCATAGACTAACATTTTCTGTGGGAggaagaagattttttaaaaggttatttaggaaataaaccattaaaaaaatctgcaaaaagcCTGACTTTTCTACCAATAAGCCATAAGctaataaatttaatgaaaaactaCTAAATGAACATTTCCATTAGTTTAATACCAAACCACATAAATGTCTTACTTCACCATCTAGCTCTAAAATAATCTATTCCTTAAATCACAGACATCTTGATAACCTCTTTTTGCTATAAATTATGGTTTAAAACACAAGCATCCACAGATAGCTTTAAAACCAAGGCATAAATTTACGAAAGATTATCCAGTTAATTGTATTTACTTTGAGAATTAAATGGCCCTCTGAGTTATTTACAACATTCCTGAAATGGTGGCAATTAACTATAGAGGTTTCTAATGTAGCTTCCAGCAagttccaaataaaaacaaaaccagagtgCAATGTGTTATAAACATAGTTTAAATGAGTCACTAAATGAATTATGGTCAGACAAACTAATATTAAAGTTTATTTACACATCAGCAGGAAAGGCtgaataaagttaaaattatcttaaattaGTATTATTAATCATCAATAAACAGACCTAGAGATACTTTTACTCTCTGGTTACCATTTGAGCTCTTATTATATAGCTAGCATTCTATTAAGTGCTTTGTACATTTCATGttgcttaatcctcacaacaaaagGCAGGAATTAGTCCCACCTTACAAATGAGAAcattgaggctcaaagaggttaaggaacttgcccaagttcatagAGCTTAAGAGTGATAAAGCTAAAGTTTGAAATCAAGACTGACTTATGATTtacagcagtgattctcaacttggTGAGACTTTGCCCctcagggaacatttggcaatgtgtGGATACATCTGGGGTTGTCACACCTGGGAGGAATGTGTTAAGGGCATCTATAGGGCAGAGGACTGGGATGCTGTTAAATATCCTACGATGTACAGGACAGCTTCCAGCTGAAAAGAAGATCCAGTCCAAGATGTCAATACCAGCTAGGCTAAGGAAGCGTGATTGACAGcatgattttcattttgttaactAAAGTGAAATTCTTTATGTTCAAGAATCACAGAAGTTAAAAAGACAGACTGGGCCAGGAATATAGAAGGCTTTTTACATCACATCATTGATACTGATGTACGAAATATCCGAACGGCAGTAAAAGACCTTAGACTGCACCGTAAGCATTTGGGAAATCTGAGCTGAATTTGGTAGCATGATTTACAAATTGTGAAAGGGGCCCAAAGATCAATTAGAACATGTTTATGATGATATAgcagtagatttttttcctttgtttagtaACCTgccaatatcttttctttttttttgaatcgCATTACCTGAGATTCATAAAAATTAGTCACTTCTAAAATCTCAGTATTTAAATACTGTTCTAAAACAAATTTCCTGAGGCAGGTCTAAGACTATCTTTTGTCCtaacaaattttttttgtcttgtttttaaagaacacaACCGTTTAGTTGGGAATGGCAATGTAACAGAGGGGAAAGGTTTTAAGAACTACATTTGTCCTTCTGCTAACCTATCTGATGTGGAAACGAGGCACAAAGTGAGAAATAGGAATTCATTCAGGAAaggttttaaaaactaaaaatatgaagCAATAAGGAAAACACCTGTGTTTAAACTAAAAAGCAGTAAATACTGAGACAAAAAAGCTGGAAAGGAAGGCCACTCCAAGTCAGCAACTTAAAGGTTTACTAACCCTGTCCTCTCCTTCAGAGTATCTACAGCTACCtatcagattaaaaacaaatgaacaaatgccaAATTCTCCTCTCAAAACCACTAGTGTTCTTCATATCTAAAGTGaagtgggactttcctggtggcacagtggttgagagtccgcctgccaaggcaggggtcacgggttcgatccctggtccgggaggatcccacatgccccggagcaactaagcccgtgtgccacaactactgagcttgccctctagagcccgtgagccacaactattgagcccacatgccacaactactgaagcccatgtgcctaaagcccgtgctccacaacaagagaagtcactgcaatgagaagccttccaactcgaggatggaagatgccttagaggactggggcagggagggtgggggggactcgagggggggggcgtcaaggaagggagggaatatggggatatgtgtataaaaacagttgattgaaccaggtgtacccccaaaaaaataaaataaaaaaaaaaaagtattctgagtattaaaaaaaaaaaaaaaaaaaaaagaagcccccacttgctgcaactagaggaagcccatgcacagcaatgaagaccccacacagccaataaaaataaataaaaaataataaagtgaagcTAATAATATGCTTGCTTCAACAGCACGTACTAAAATGGAACTAGTAACACAATAAACAGACATAACAGTTACGTGCCTAGCTCAATATATGTTGGTTTTCTCCCTATTTCCTAGGTAAAAGAATTAAGAACACTCAGAAGCATCCACAGTGTTAAAGTCAACATAAAGGGCATTCCTTACCGAGAGCAAATCCAAGCCATTTTCATCCAAGTTTTTGACATGGGATGCTAAGCTTCCTGGTTTCCACTTGGGAAATGTATTCTTATAGTCCTGTAAAGATTCCACTTCTGGCCATACTTCATTATTGGGAGTGCCCAAAGCTCTAAAAAGCCatagcaaaacaaaaacttacGAGTTAAAGCATAAACATAATTCTTGTCATATACATGTTAATTTAAAAGTTCTTAACAGCTcaagtataaaacaaaaatacctgAAAATTCTGAAGAGTTGATCGATTTCTGAATCCCCATGGAAAAGTGGTTTCTTAGTTGCTAATTCAGCAAATATGGTACCTATACTCCAAATGTCAACTGGAGTTGAGTAGCGAGCTGACCCCAGCAATACTTCTGGAGATCTATACCAGAGTGTTACTACCtattacaaagaaaatatcttctttggaataaAAGTGGCACATTAAATTAcctaaatgtaaacatttatactTCCTTAAGACGGCCCTTCAGAATGCTGCACAATTGCCTCTGATAATAGTGTGTAAAAGTCAATTAACTGCACACGATACTAAATGTtagataaatatttcattttaagttatactcattaagggagaaaaaaagataaaagcatacCAAGTCTTCTCAAATCATTAAAATGTGAGGATCAAAACAGTCAAGATAgccttcacttaaaaaaaaaaaagccctgtgaTAATGGATTTGAGGTTGACACTGTACAAGTGCATGTACCACTTACATGCTAAAATCACAACTTAAGTCAGTTTATTAGTGGTCTACTATTTTAGCATATCTAATTTATTACATTGGGGGTCAACAGCATCTGTTTAAGCCAATGGAAaccaaataatctttatttacAGAGCcatgggaaaaatgagaaaaaggaatgatTAAAATGAAGCCAAGACATCTGACCAGATCAGCACTGTTAATAAACAAAATGCCAAGTCATCAATATAACACTGACAAAACCTGGTTATTTTTAGAAGCTTCTAAATGCCTCTGAAACAGTAACCATTAAACAACAAAACCTGTCCTTTAACCAATCTTATCTTTTCAAAAGAGGATCCAATCAAGAGACAGAAATCACCTGGTAATTTGAATGGGGAAAGTTTACTGTAAAGGATTAGTAACTATAAAAGAGTATTGGAATAATCAGAAATTGACTAGTAAGAATAACCAATAACAACTCCTTCCTGTAATGCCTCTCCAGCACCCTCTACTGTCAAAGAGTAACATCACAGCAACtggcaaaggaaaaatacaaaggtTCCAGATACATTTTCACACAGCAGGCAATGAGGGTGATTTTGGAGCAGAGAGGCAATAAACTGATACTGGCACACAGTGGAAATCTTTTTGATTGAGTATTTCTTTCTTGACttaaagaatatagaaaataatcTAGCAATCACATATAACAAGAGTACCAAAAAATATACCTCATGAGTATATACTCTAATAGGTATTCCAAAAGCTCTGGCAAGGCCAAAATCAGCCAGTTTTATTGTTCCTTTATCATCAATCAATAGATTTTGAGGTTTTAAGTCTCGGTGTAGAACTCTTCTAGAGTGACAAAACACAATCCCTTGCAGGATTTGGTACAAATAActctggaagaagaaaaagtaagtcagaaacttAACCACACCATTTAACAATTTTCTAAATAATCTTGGTGGCTTTCTTTCAAAGACATAAGAAATTATAATgcagagaaataaacaatttacaaaAGAAGTCCTCAGGTCATTTGAGACCAACAGTAGGTATTTGGGGGTGGGAAacccatttatataaagtatcatgtttGTATAATTAAGACAAAGATATATTTACTTTATGGACACATCTATATGAactcatttattcttcttttacttattttggtCCCTAATTCTTAAGTCATAGTTAGTTTTCTATATAGAAAGTTTCTTAAACTTGTTTTATATACTTATAGCAACTCTATTTCTATCTTGAATAAGCTTAGTCTTCTCCATTTCTAACTTTTATCTTTACatattcatttcctctttggaaacaCTAGTCACACATTccaaaagaaataacagaagagAATATTACAACTGTATATTTAAATAGATACAATTACTGCAAAATGCTGGCTTTAGTAGTTCAGAGAAATGTTTTATAAGACACTTGTTGCCAAGACAATATAATTgacatttgaagcaacatggatattacaaaaatagaaagtatacATAGTTACAGTATTGACTTATAAagttcaaaattataaaatacataaaatccaTCAGTTGGAACAACTGGctagccatttggaaaaaaaattaaaattaaaaaaattgtttattcttATGCCAAAATAAAACTTTGATCCATCTAGAATTTAAGACAAAATGAGGGGGGCAATCTACTAAAACTGCTAGAAAAGAACTGTTATGCATTGTTCTAATACATGTGATCTTTGAATGAGGAAGACTTAAGACACAAACATCTCGAAGTCCAAAAGTCATGTATAAGATTGTTATAAAAATTACTAATGGAATACACCATCAACaaatcaaaagacaaacaaaaagggaataaaagaagTATTATCAACAAGAGGCTCTTAGAAATCAGTGAAAAAATATCCTAACAGAATCCTCAGTGAAGAACATGTACAGCCTGTTTATAAAATggctaagaaatgaaaaaatgttaaataaaatgcaaaatgatattAGTCTTTCTCACGTAAtaggttattatcaaaaagattgataaaacCAAGTTTTGACagtgatgtattaaaaaaaaatacacaccatGATGTTTAAGAGTAAATTGCTCTAAGTTTTTAGAGGGCAACTGGCACTCTCTATCAGGATTTTAAGTGTAAATAAACATCTTCAACCCATTGATTCTAGTTGTGAAAATCTATCCTATAAAGATGCATTTGAAGATACAAGGATATTTTCTTGGCAGCACTGATCATAAGGGCATGACTCACCAAGCTGGAAAATAACTTCCATGTCCACCAGTGTGGAACTGGTTTGCATAATTAAAGCAACAAGTAGAAAGACAGACCTATGTCGAATCATGTTTTACACAGAAAAAGGGAAAGTAatgcacatatataaatatatatatatataaaatcccatttttataaaaacggtatatgtatatacacatacaaagtTGACATACAAGTATCTCTAAGATTACTAATAAAATAATGGCTACCTCTGAGGAGAGGTTTGGTAGAGATGGCGTAAGgataattatacatttaaaatttaaatgaaatttaatgtCTACAATAAATTAACCAAAATGTATTCCAAACCAAGATAAAATGACACGGCCTGCCAGCATCACCCTTCCCCAGGCTTTTGTTACTTTGTTTTACACATATCTGACTGCCAAATAAAGACCAGAATATCCTAGTTTCCAATAATATATGTTCATATTACTTTTGCGTTATCTTAGGCACTACTTTTCACTTTATAACTAGAAGCACTATCTAGTAGTAAAATGGGTAACTGTTAACAACCTAACCCATAGACTGTGtgggagaaaacaaaatattcttttcttccttgttctaCTTTCTAACGCTTTTTCCAAACATATTTTCATGAAACACAGGGACTTCTACAGAGTAGAACCTTTACATTCACGGTGGATAAACACTAATGAAATTAGGCAAGATGCTTACCTTAACAAGTGAAGGATCCATGAACTGACCAGGAGGGATAGAATCCAAGTATTTCTTGAGATCCATGGAAAGGAATTCAAAGATGAGATATAACCTGGAATCCTGCATAAGCACATCTTGAAGACTGAAGAATAAAacaatcaataaaaattttaaaatctgacatTTTTGACCTCTCACAGAATAAAACTACTTCTATAAATTTCACAGTTGCCATTACAAAAAGTAGGGCCATAAGAAATTTTACTCTACTCCTTTGGGAAAGAAGAGGTGGTAGTTTCCGTAGCAGTGAAAACCGTAGTACTCAACTAGAATTGGAGAGAGGAACCTCAGGGCAGCAACTGAACATTAAGTCATATCATATTAGGTGCTAACTGGCAAAAAGGCTTATACTCCAGAACAATGTTTCTAGGTTGGCTGCTTGTTGCTCAGAACTCCTCTTCCCACTGAGGTAAGTAACAGAAATAAACCTTAGGGTAATTAATATCTGACCTTTCCAGCTGCTCACTATCTCTAGCCACAGAAAAATGCAGTTAAATCCTAATTTGGACTGTTAGGAAGACACCCCCCCAAGATACCGGTCCAaatagtgagaaagaaagaaaaaccttttCATCTGACCTACCTAGCTGTCTCTGGTCTCTTATTAAGGAGTCTTTAAGGATCACAGCTCTCAGGGTAGGAGCAGTGACAAAGCTCTGTGAAAAAGACTTCCTGTTCTCCCTTGACATGTTTTCACTGATTTTCCAGCCCCTACTAATATCTATCACCAAGCTCCTCTAACTCTGTTCCTGCTTTACCAGCCTGTTTTTTTCCTATGCCCAGCATTCTCAATTAACAAAAATAGTAGGGTTCTATTCCACTCAGCAAGGTTAGACGAGAAATTAAGCAAATGTCAGAATTTCCACAATGAAATTCACATTAGAAAGAGTATGCAGAAATTACTCAGATATTATACCATACCTGACTATATTTGGATGACGAAGTTCTTTTAATAGAGATATTTCCCGAATTGCAGTACTAGGAACTCCTTCCTCTTCACTTTCTAGTCTGATTTTCTTCATGGCTACCACTTGACCTGTAGTTTTGTGTCTACCCTTATACACAACTCCATAGGTACCTGAAATAGACAAAGTAAGTGTCTGCTATGTGACAACCTCCACAAactataaaaagatttttaaaatgactgaatTCCATAAGGTGTCACATGATAGAAATGTCTGCTGTGGCCAGATAGGAAGCATCTTATAATTATACCCTCATCGCTTCCAAAACAACACCGAAGGTAACCACAACCTAGCATGTCTGTAGTTTAGACAATTCACATAGTCCTCACAGGTTTCCCGTGCATTTAAATTACCAGTGATTTTCCAGCGTATTTTAGAGAAAAAGGATCATTTGCAAATTGTAATATGTCTCCTGTCAACTATCCTACCCGGCAACAAGGTAGGCATAAAATACAGTGTAACGGTTTGGGCTTAGGAAATATTACTAATAGGAGTCACTGTGACACTTTCAGAAAACTTCATATAGAGGGCTTCACACATTTCAAATGTATAGTCAACAATCCTCATCCAGCAAAGAATgaggataaaatattttactaaatatttaatcTATTTGAGCTCACGCTGCCTACTATATAGCGGAAAGCTTGGCCTCCACCTGGAAGCTGAGAACACTGATGCTGATATGTGGGCTTCAGGTGGTGAGCAGTAATGTCAGTGTAAGGGACCCTGGGGCGGGTGGGTGCAGGCAACAGAAATGGCGATAAGGGAGATGGGCCGGCCAGCTAAAAACAAGTTCATACACATGACACGCTTAATCCCCTAGATAACTGCTTTTTAAATAGTTGGACAATTTAGGGAGGACTTGACCCCcttaattttatatgaaaatttttttgaatagattttactatttttctatgACATCAGTATAACTTCAAAAGCTATTAAGAGTGCACTCATACCCAGGGAGCTCTACTCTACAGCTTTTTAACAGTGTCTCCAAAGGTAGCAATATTTCAAAAAAGGCTAAGAGCCACTAACAAAATAATCTATTTGCTTGATTAGAATAGTAAGGATGGTTTGCTCAGTGACAAACTGAGCTGTATAAACTgttctatattttttttcaatagtgaaATCTTATCCAATAGCCTATGTCTTGGTatcattttaaagacataataTGACATAAAATCcactttatattattttgattaaatttgGATTAACTGTGCTTTGGATAACCAAAATATTGCAGATTAAAGGAGAACTGATCTggaaattctctggtggtccagtggttaggactctgcattttcactgctgagagcccagattcaaaccctggtcagggagctaagaggCCACAAGCAGAGCAGCGAGgccaaaatttttctttaaatttaaaactaaaggaaaattgATCTTGTTTGATCTTCACAACCATCCTTAAAAGCAGGCAACCTTCTGTAGACTTAAAATCTGTACTTTTTTCAGATGTAAATTGTACTTGCATTCAACACAAAAGTAGGTAAGCCAGTAGCACCCTCACCTGGCACACTGTTAAGGGAGACTCAGGAAGATCAGTTATTTGCATAATATAGTCAAATAAACAGTTAATGGTAAATTCAgaactttttaaagtattcttaCCTCTCCCTCAAGTGTATAACACCCACCTGGTCCTAAAATTTACTCCTAACAACCACTGATTAACTTATAGTGAACACTCAGTATGTATGTATTGAGTTTTAAACATCACAAGTGCTCtatgtttctcttctctttttgaatCCTTGTCACTTCTCATTGAATTACTGGAACGGAGCTCTAGTTAAACAGAGCACAGTGATTCCACTGGTTAATTACCAAAATTATTTGTGACATACAACGTATGTGCTCTGAAATGAACtaagcattaaaaaatttaaaaatgttcaatatGGGCAAGTTATGGAGACAGAACAGTAAACAGAAAAGACTTTAATCAGCAAATGTTTATAGAGTGTCTACTAAATGCCAACTAATGTTCCACATTATGGATATAGCTATGTTCTCTATgatctaaaaagacattttcttaagacaggaaggagttaaaattattatttaagttcaatgaattatttttgtaattcagaagaaaccagagaacaattttgtaataaatgaaataagaaaagtctggatatatttaagaaatgaattGGGTTGTCAAAAACTCAAtgtcggacttccctggtggtgcagtggttaagaatccgcctgccaatgcagagcacacggattcgatccctgagcggggaagatcccacaggctgtagagcaactaagccgctgcgccacaactactgaccctgcactccagagcctgtgctctgcaacaagcgaagtcacggcaatgagaaacccgcctACTGCAGTgaaagtagcctctgctcaccacaactagagaaagcccgtgcgcagcaaggaagaaccaatgcagccaaaaataaaataaataaataaataatatatcttaaaaaaaaaaaaaagacattaaggaGACATTAACCACCAAATGAAATGTATAACTTTGACTAGAACTTCGGAGTACATATGCAGGAGTGTTTAGAAGTaaagcatagggacttccctggtggtctagacgtaagaatctgccttccaatgcagggtacatgggtcagggaactaagatcccgcatgcctccaggcagctaagcccacatgacacaactagagagaagcctgcccactgcaagGAAGAGCCTGAGCACCAGAACGCATGCTGCAACACATCCCGAGTGCCGCActgaagatccaaagcagccaagttaaaaaaacaaataaaaaaagcacATAATTCCACTGCTCTAACACCCTCCCCAAGACACCTGCAAGATATCAAtcgtgtttaaaaaaatatatattgctttAAGTGTTTAGTATTAGAAGAATGTAAGATTATTGGAGGGGTGCTGTTGGGGAGATGTCTGAATAATTTCAAGTCTcttgaaatgtaaacatttttgtgtttaaattacTATGTAGAGAACATATGAAATAAAGCACTAATGTACTTAAAGACTggattttaatgaatatttacgTCTTCATGTCAAGCATCATTAAATcatttagaaatgatttttaaaatgatttttatattataaaatcctCTTattattaaacaattttaatattttccttttacattatttatattactataaatccttttatattattaaaaccaCTCACCTTCTccaattttctctattttggtatagTCCTCCATAGTTAATCAATGGGTTTGGCAGATCCTAAAATGAGAGGAAAAGCTGATTTGATCACATGCCACTAACTCAAAGGGTACTGTTAAGTTATTAAGGAGACACTATAAAAATTTCCCACAGTGCCTAGTGCAGTATTAACTTCCCATGATGTTAACTattatataaaaacaatatttacaaGGTAAAGAACTCCAAAGACTCTCACCTTTCTTA
This window harbors:
- the CDK1 gene encoding cyclin-dependent kinase 1, with the translated sequence MEDYTKIEKIGEGTYGVVYKGRHKTTGQVVAMKKIRLESEEEGVPSTAIREISLLKELRHPNIVSLQDVLMQDSRLYLIFEFLSMDLKKYLDSIPPGQFMDPSLVKSYLYQILQGIVFCHSRRVLHRDLKPQNLLIDDKGTIKLADFGLARAFGIPIRVYTHEVVTLWYRSPEVLLGSARYSTPVDIWSIGTIFAELATKKPLFHGDSEIDQLFRIFRALGTPNNEVWPEVESLQDYKNTFPKWKPGSLASHVKNLDENGLDLLSKMLVYDPAKRISGKMALNHPYFNDLDNQIKKM